A genomic window from Vitis riparia cultivar Riparia Gloire de Montpellier isolate 1030 chromosome 18, EGFV_Vit.rip_1.0, whole genome shotgun sequence includes:
- the LOC117905562 gene encoding uncharacterized protein LOC117905562 translates to MDDLFRLANKYSMLEDDVRATTQQVLVAGQPSKGSTERSVKLPNRPKPSDRRQEGPSRPEMPPLTPLSITYEKLLPMIQGMSDLRWPRPLESDPSRMDHNKKCAYHKEHDHTTETCRSLQYLVERLIKAGHLRQYLRSDVGGRGASQNHNSGTPTGPTAPKVVINYINGGPSDEELNSKRKRQKLLREAMVRERVNSIRPGITKGGPRPINGTITFPPIDPTRILRSHRDALILSLGIDKFDVRRILIDPGSSADLVQASVISHMGHNLVGLENPGRILSGFNGASTISLGDIVLPIQAGPITLNVQFSMVQDLSPFNVILGCTWLHCMKVIPSTYHQMVSFLTEDGQINLYGSQLAARQCYQIAREAGTSQEDKSLPESTHALDQ, encoded by the coding sequence ATGGATGACTTGTTTCGACTTGCGAACAAATATTCAATGCTCGAAGATGACGTGCGGGCAACCACCCAGCAAGTCTTGGTTGCCGGACAGCCGTCCAAGGGTAGTACAGAAAGAAGTGTCAAACTTCCAAACAGGCCAAAGCCATCCGATCGAAGGCAGGAAGGGCCAAGTCGCCCGGAGATGCCACCCCTCACACCCCTTTCCATAACTTATGAAAAGCTTCTCCCTATGATCCAAGGCATGTCCGATCTCAGGTGGCCTAGACCCCTCGAATCGGACCCGTCCAGAATGGATCATAACAAAAAATGCGCCTACCACAAGGAGCATGACCACACAACGGAGACATGCAGAAGCCTCCAGTATTTGGTAGAAAGGCTTATAAAGGCGGGACACTTGAGGCAATACCTCCGCTCAGACGTCGGAGGTAGAGGTGCTTCCCAAAATCACAACTCTGGAACCCCCACGGGTCCAACCGCCCCCAAAGTCGTCATTAACTACATCAATGGAGGCCCATCGGATGAGGAGCTCAACTCCAAACGAAAAAGACAGAAATTGTTACGGGAAGCAATGGTGCGTGAGCGTGTCAACTCCATCCGGCCTGGGATAACCAAAGGGGGCCCTCGCCCCATAAACGGGACAATCACTTTCCCACCAATAGACCCCACACGGATATTGCGTTCGCACCGTGATGCTCTCATTCTATCCTTGGGGATTGACAAATTCGACGTAAGACGCATCTTAATTGACCCAGGCAGCTCAGCCGATCTGGTACAAGCATCGGTCATAAGCCACATGGGACACAATTTAGTTGGTCTCGAAAACCCTGGAAGAATCTTGTCCGGATTCAACGGGGCATCAACTATTTCCTTGGGAGACATTGTGCTGCCAATCCAAGCTGGCCCAATCACTCTCAACGTTCAGTTTTCGATGGTACAAGATTTATCACCCTTTAACGTTATCTTGGGGTGCACATGGCTGCACTGCATGAAAGTCATCCCCTCCACGTATCATCAGATGGTAAGCTTTCTTACTGAGGATGGGCAAATCAACCTGTACGGAAGCCAGTTAGCCGCTCGCCAATGCTACCAGATAGCAAGAG